In Streptomyces sp. NBC_01283, the DNA window AGCAACGCGTCCAGCGGCCGACGAACTCGCCTTTCACCTGCAGGGTTGCGGATCCACCTTCAATCTCCCTCTCACTCATGCGCGTACACACTTCACCTACTCCCCATCGGGACTCATCGATGCATGAAACCGGAGAACTCCTCGACAGCACCCCCGACTTGAGGAGGATTGATCACGAACTGGACATCGAAGCGAAATGGGATCTATTCCCACCGGCCATGTATAGCCGACAGCCAGACCCAATCCACGAACCACGTGCAGACTCCTTGGTAACCAGGCGTCCGCGCAAGCGACGGCATCGAGCCCGCAGAGCGAGCAGTAGATGGTCGAGTTTCGCCAGCCTCAGCGTCACGGCCCTCACCGTGATCATGGTCATGTCTGTCGTTTCTCTCGGAGGCCTGATTTCATATGAGACCCTCCACGTCCTCGGCACATCAGATCTTCCGCAAGGCGTAGCGCACTGGTGGCCACTGCTGATTTACGGGCCTTGGATTGTTGCCTGCTTGACAATTCTACGATCGGCCTTGCACGGGCGGTCAACCAAAGGTTCTTCATGGACCATCATGATCTTCTTTTCCCTGATCAATGCCACTCTCTGCGCGGTAAACGCGCTGGGTGATGCGGTCACGGCAACTGTGGCCGGCCTCCCACCCATCGCAGCCCTAGCCTGCCTGCACCAGCTTGTGGACCAGTTGACTCACAAGGTGACGCAGATTCCAAATTCCCAATAGGACCGTTCGGACCTCAGGTCGCACGGAGCAGATCCAGCGCAAGGCGCCTCTCTCGTTCATCGCGTGGCAAAATGCGCTGGTCAACGCAGGTGACGACATGACAGAGCCCGTCCTCGTTGGGTGATTTCATATATCCCCCAACGAGGAAGGGCTCTGCCGTTGGGCATCTTCCAGGCTGAATATCCCGTATCAGCTCCCACTGCAACTCCTCCCGGCGTCGGCATTCCAGGGATGAACTGAGCTCCAGGTGGCCTAAGTTGACCGGCCTTCAGGACCTCACGCGCCTTGCCGACAGGGCGCGCTGACCGAGGCTCAGAAGCCCATGGGCCCTCCACCGCCACATCGGCGCGTGGCGGTGGAGAACCCTGATCGGCACCATCCCGCCGCGCGGTGCCGTCAGCTACCTGCTGGCCCGCCTCGCTCATCCAAGGGGCTGATCACAGGCAGAGACCTTCACAAGCGGAATCTCCTCATTCCATTTTCGCCGTGCTTGTCAAGGTGGCGGGAACAGGGGAACACGGGAACATCCCAGGTCATAGCCCTGAACCCTGTTCCCGTAGCAGCAGAAATGACGCGCATTGATGCTTTGAATGAGGTGCTCCTCCCGCCTCCAGGGCGGCTCCTTCCCGTCTGGGTGCGGAGCTCCACCTGCCGAAAGCTCGAGCCACGGGTCCTGAGTCCGCCCCTCAGAACCTGCGGACGCATTTTCGCCCATGGCCACCACACTCAAGGACCGCTCCTGCTGTGACGATGTCACGCCCAGAAGGCCCTCGACCGCGTGGGGCCCGCGCAGCGGGCACATCGCCGCCGCCCTCTAGGAGCATCGACATGCTGACCTGTGTATTTCGAATCCTCGAGCCGTTGTTGGGGCTGCTGTGGCCCGCGGCGGGCCGCCACCGGTCAGCCGAAATGCAGCCCATGCCGACATCGGCTCCTCGTCTGCCGCGTGTACCTGCACTGAGCGGTGAGGACCTTGGGCTTGTGCGCCCGTACCTCGTCGCGCACGAGCGACGGCAGGGAGCGCTCCTAGACGTCCGGCAGCCTAGCCACAGCGCACCCGCCGCTCGGCGGCGTGTAATGCGAACGGATCCGCCGAATCCAGCCGATGGCTGAAGCGGCACGCGCGGAGAGCGGCGCCCTGCACCCCCGAGCGAAGATCGACGCTCCCCCGATCAGTACACTCGGGCCCGAATTGCGGCGCAAGACGATGCATCAGTCTGGTCCCGAGCTGGGCCAGCCTCAAGGGCGGCCCAGCTCGGAGGATGAGCTGCTCGCTACAGATCCCACACAAGGTCGGCTCTGACCAGAAGGAGCCGGAGATTGTCTGCGCCGACGCGTACGCGGTGGGAAGTCACTCGCTCCTTCTGGGCAGTGTTGCGGAGGGTGGCACCGGCCTGCAGCAAGGTGTCAGGGAGCGAG includes these proteins:
- a CDS encoding DUF2637 domain-containing protein — translated: MVMSVVSLGGLISYETLHVLGTSDLPQGVAHWWPLLIYGPWIVACLTILRSALHGRSTKGSSWTIMIFFSLINATLCAVNALGDAVTATVAGLPPIAALACLHQLVDQLTHKVTQIPNSQ